The proteins below are encoded in one region of Sporosarcina sp. FSL K6-1508:
- a CDS encoding DUF2179 domain-containing protein: protein MHEKGMVILQMVLIIFAINIVYVTFFTVRMILTLKGYRYIAAGLSIVEIVIYVIGLGLVLDNLNEIQNLIAYAVGYGCGVIIGSKIEEKMALGYITVNVITAEKNLKLPGILREKGYGVTDWSANGLDGDRSAMQILTPRKYELKLYVTIKEIDPKAFIIAYEAKTIHGGFWVKSIKKGKLFK, encoded by the coding sequence ATGCATGAGAAGGGAATGGTTATTTTGCAAATGGTGCTCATTATATTCGCGATTAATATCGTGTATGTTACGTTTTTCACAGTGCGCATGATTCTAACGTTAAAAGGCTATAGATACATCGCTGCAGGACTTAGTATAGTGGAAATTGTTATCTATGTTATCGGCCTTGGTTTAGTGCTGGATAACCTGAATGAAATACAGAACTTGATAGCCTATGCGGTCGGTTACGGTTGCGGAGTAATTATCGGTTCGAAGATCGAAGAAAAAATGGCACTTGGTTATATCACTGTAAATGTGATTACAGCAGAAAAGAATTTGAAGCTACCGGGCATACTCAGAGAAAAAGGGTACGGTGTGACGGATTGGTCGGCAAATGGACTTGATGGCGATCGGTCTGCTATGCAGATTCTGACACCTCGTAAATATGAACTGAAACTTTACGTTACTATTAAAGAAATAGATCCCAAAGCATTTATCATTGCATATGAGGCGAAAACGATCCATGGCGGTTTCTGGGTTAAGAGCATCAAGAAAGGAAAGTTGTTCAAGTGA
- a CDS encoding NETI motif-containing protein: protein MSKKKTVWFDVETEETIEDCLKRLTAAGYTVAGRKEEPLFSEVDGEYIPVRQVIKFKGILKED from the coding sequence GTGAGTAAAAAGAAGACTGTGTGGTTTGATGTAGAGACGGAAGAAACTATTGAAGATTGTTTGAAGAGGTTGACTGCAGCAGGTTATACGGTTGCGGGACGAAAGGAAGAACCTTTGTTTTCTGAAGTGGATGGCGAGTATATTCCGGTACGGCAAGTTATCAAGTTTAAAGGCATACTCAAAGAAGACTAA
- the purE gene encoding 5-(carboxyamino)imidazole ribonucleotide mutase, which produces MEPKIGVIMGSKSDWETMKYTCDILDELAVPYEKKVVSAHRTPDFMFEYAERAQEKGLEVIIAGAGGAAHLPGMVAAKTLLPVIGIPVQSKALNGMDSLLSIVQMPGGVPVATMAIGKAGAMNAGLLAAQMLGVHDKSLMKRIEERRDNTRDAALESSGDLL; this is translated from the coding sequence TTGGAACCTAAAATCGGCGTTATTATGGGGAGTAAAAGTGATTGGGAAACAATGAAGTATACTTGTGACATTTTAGACGAGCTAGCAGTCCCTTATGAGAAGAAAGTTGTCTCGGCGCATCGCACGCCTGACTTCATGTTTGAATATGCGGAACGAGCACAAGAAAAAGGTCTAGAAGTTATCATTGCGGGAGCTGGAGGAGCGGCGCATCTACCGGGGATGGTTGCAGCAAAAACATTGCTACCGGTTATCGGCATACCTGTGCAATCGAAAGCGTTGAATGGGATGGATTCATTATTATCGATCGTCCAGATGCCAGGTGGTGTTCCGGTTGCGACCATGGCGATTGGAAAAGCAGGTGCTATGAATGCAGGTCTACTTGCAGCACAGATGCTTGGCGTCCATGATAAATCTTTAATGAAGCGTATTGAAGAGCGCCGCGATAATACACGTGATGCGGCACTGGAAAGTAGCGGTGATTTACTATGA
- the purK gene encoding 5-(carboxyamino)imidazole ribonucleotide synthase, whose translation MKTILPGQTIGIIGGGQLGRMMGLAAKEAGFKIAVLDPVMDSPCGQIADIRIVAQYNDEAALEELGEVSDVITYEFENIDYEGLKRLTHIAHVPQGAELVRITQNRINEKAEITASGAPVANYVAAQTFEELTSKIAEVGFPCIVKTAFGGYDGKGQVKIDDEKDLHEAESLFAHSACIAEAFVPFTKEVSVIIQRNAEGQSYCLPIAENIHKNHILHESIVPARVHESVLRQAEEAAMKIADHLDLVGTLAVEMFVLESNEIIINELAPRPHNSGHYSIEACNISQFHQHVRAICGWPLRKPILWVPSIMVNVLGEHIAPLSKAVKDHPDWSIHLYGKAEAKEKRKMGHITIMTDNSEKTLKEIEATGIWS comes from the coding sequence ATGAAAACAATTTTACCTGGACAGACGATAGGAATCATTGGTGGTGGACAGCTTGGTCGTATGATGGGGCTTGCAGCGAAAGAAGCAGGATTCAAAATTGCTGTGCTAGATCCAGTTATGGATTCACCATGTGGTCAAATTGCTGATATCCGGATTGTTGCACAATACAACGACGAAGCCGCGCTTGAGGAACTTGGTGAAGTGAGTGATGTCATCACATATGAATTTGAAAACATTGATTATGAAGGACTGAAACGTCTGACTCATATCGCACATGTACCACAGGGCGCTGAACTTGTTCGAATCACCCAAAACCGTATCAATGAAAAAGCGGAAATTACTGCATCGGGTGCACCTGTTGCGAACTACGTGGCGGCACAGACATTTGAAGAACTTACATCAAAAATTGCAGAAGTCGGTTTCCCTTGTATCGTCAAGACTGCATTCGGCGGTTATGACGGTAAAGGGCAAGTGAAAATTGATGATGAAAAGGATCTTCATGAAGCTGAATCACTCTTTGCTCATTCAGCATGTATTGCAGAAGCATTTGTTCCGTTCACGAAAGAGGTTTCGGTCATCATTCAACGAAACGCTGAAGGACAGTCTTACTGTCTGCCAATTGCGGAAAATATTCATAAAAATCACATACTGCATGAATCGATTGTACCTGCAAGGGTTCACGAAAGTGTATTGAGACAAGCTGAGGAAGCAGCGATGAAAATTGCAGATCATCTCGATCTTGTGGGGACATTGGCAGTAGAAATGTTTGTTTTGGAAAGTAATGAAATCATCATTAACGAATTAGCACCTAGACCACATAACTCTGGACATTACTCAATTGAGGCATGTAATATCTCACAGTTTCATCAACACGTCCGTGCTATTTGTGGTTGGCCACTGCGAAAGCCGATCCTATGGGTACCGTCAATTATGGTAAACGTGCTTGGTGAACATATTGCGCCACTTTCGAAAGCTGTAAAGGATCATCCTGATTGGTCTATCCACCTATATGGCAAAGCAGAAGCAAAAGAAAAGCGTAAAATGGGACATATAACGATTATGACTGACAATAGTGAAAAAACATTGAAAGAAATTGAAGCAACAGGCATTTGGTCTTAA
- the purS gene encoding phosphoribosylformylglycinamidine synthase subunit PurS, translating into MTKVNVYVTLRESVVDPQGVAAKEALQTMGYKEVENVRIGKLIELELDGSVTDIDARVKEMCEKLLVNKVIENYRYEIGEVAGK; encoded by the coding sequence ATGACGAAAGTAAACGTATACGTAACACTCCGTGAAAGTGTTGTTGATCCACAAGGGGTAGCAGCGAAAGAAGCACTTCAAACGATGGGTTATAAAGAAGTCGAAAACGTACGCATTGGGAAATTGATTGAGCTAGAATTGGACGGATCAGTTACAGATATCGATGCACGTGTCAAAGAAATGTGTGAAAAGCTTTTGGTCAATAAAGTTATTGAGAACTACCGATATGAAATCGGGGAGGTTGCGGGCAAATGA
- the purQ gene encoding phosphoribosylformylglycinamidine synthase subunit PurQ: MKFAILVFPGSGCDIDMHHAVNTVLGNKAEYIWHTEANLDGYDAVLIPSGASYGDYLRPGALALSSQAIESLKAFAATGKPVLGVGNGFQILAEAGLLPGAFLRNKGLKFRSGKTKLTVLNTDSTFTADYDNGQEITIPFAHEFGNYYVDEETVAELKSTNRIVFTYADGNADGSTADIAGVLNETGNVLGMMPLPERAVEEIIGGTDGLPLFNSILKRWSENNVSQA, encoded by the coding sequence ATGAAGTTCGCTATTCTTGTTTTCCCGGGATCGGGTTGCGACATCGACATGCATCATGCGGTAAATACCGTTCTGGGCAATAAAGCGGAATACATCTGGCATACAGAAGCGAATCTTGACGGGTATGACGCAGTACTCATTCCAAGTGGAGCATCATACGGCGATTATCTGCGTCCTGGTGCACTAGCGCTAAGCTCGCAAGCAATCGAGAGTTTGAAAGCATTTGCTGCAACAGGGAAACCTGTTCTTGGTGTGGGTAACGGGTTCCAAATTCTTGCTGAAGCAGGCCTTTTACCAGGCGCTTTCTTGCGCAATAAAGGACTGAAGTTCAGGTCTGGCAAAACGAAATTGACTGTCTTGAATACAGATTCTACATTTACAGCAGATTACGATAATGGGCAAGAAATCACAATTCCGTTTGCTCATGAATTCGGCAACTATTATGTTGATGAAGAGACAGTGGCAGAATTGAAAAGTACTAACCGTATCGTATTTACATATGCGGACGGTAATGCAGATGGCAGCACAGCGGACATCGCGGGCGTTTTAAACGAAACAGGCAATGTGCTCGGCATGATGCCCCTTCCTGAACGTGCAGTTGAGGAAATCATCGGAGGAACAGATGGATTGCCTCTATTCAATTCAATCTTGAAAAGGTGGAGTGAAAATAATGTCAGCCAAGCATGA
- the purL gene encoding phosphoribosylformylglycinamidine synthase subunit PurL, whose product MSAKHEPNAQQIKDEQLYRQMGMTDEEFERATEMLGRLPNYTETGLFSALWSEHCSYKSSKPVLRKFPTDGPRVLQGPGEGAGIVDIGDNQAAVFKMESHNSPSAIEPFIGAATGAGGVLRDVFSMGARPVALVNSLRFGDLSDARDRYLFEEAVAGIASYGNAIGIPTIAGEVQFDNCYSKRPLVNAMAVGLLNHEDIQKGIASGIGNSVMYAGATTGRDGIHGATMSSSEVSVDKEGELPVMQAGDPFLEKLVMEACLELVKSDALIGIQDMGAAGLTSSAAEMASKAGYGVELNLDLVPQREEGMTAYEMMLSESQERMLIVVKKGREQEVTDLFAKYNIEAVTIGKVTDDKMLRLLHKGEVVAEVSADALAEDAPVYHKKSEEPAYFREFQAMEMTEPVVTDLNETLKELLQRPTIASKEWVYNQFDTQARSNTVVAPGSSAGVIRVSGTNKGLAMTSDCNSRFVYLDPETGGKIAVAEAARNLICSGAEPIAITDCLNFGSADKPEVFWQLEKSADGISDACRKLNAPVISGNVSLSNEVNGVPIYPTPTIGMVGLVHDLSQVTTTEFKNAGDVIYVIGEASLDFGGSELQQMTEGKIFGQAPAIDLEVEAARQNELLTAIQAGLVQSATDLSEGGFAVALCEKAFGTEGLGAGVTVSGSAVTALFSETQSRFLVTVKEEKAADFEKAVADAIKIGVVTDSNRIVINGENGTLIDGTVDELRSAWKGAIQCLLNSEA is encoded by the coding sequence ATGTCAGCCAAGCATGAACCGAACGCACAACAAATTAAAGATGAACAATTATACCGCCAAATGGGAATGACAGACGAGGAATTCGAACGTGCAACAGAGATGTTAGGACGCCTTCCAAATTATACGGAAACAGGTTTATTCTCTGCATTGTGGTCTGAACATTGTTCATATAAGAGCTCGAAACCGGTACTGCGCAAATTCCCAACTGATGGGCCACGCGTTCTTCAAGGACCAGGAGAAGGAGCTGGGATTGTCGACATTGGCGACAATCAAGCTGCTGTTTTCAAAATGGAATCTCATAACTCACCTTCTGCGATTGAACCGTTCATCGGTGCAGCAACAGGTGCGGGTGGGGTTCTACGTGACGTATTTTCAATGGGTGCCCGCCCAGTAGCACTCGTTAACTCTCTTCGTTTCGGCGATCTTTCAGATGCGCGTGACCGGTATTTATTCGAAGAAGCGGTTGCAGGGATTGCGAGTTACGGAAATGCGATTGGTATTCCTACTATTGCTGGCGAAGTCCAGTTCGATAATTGTTATTCTAAACGTCCACTCGTAAATGCGATGGCTGTTGGTTTGTTAAATCATGAAGACATTCAAAAAGGGATCGCTTCAGGTATCGGAAATAGTGTGATGTATGCCGGTGCTACAACAGGACGTGACGGGATTCATGGCGCGACGATGTCTTCATCCGAAGTATCGGTTGATAAAGAAGGGGAACTTCCGGTTATGCAAGCTGGTGACCCGTTCCTAGAAAAGCTTGTGATGGAAGCATGCCTTGAGCTTGTAAAATCAGACGCGTTAATAGGGATTCAAGATATGGGTGCAGCAGGACTCACTTCTTCTGCGGCTGAAATGGCGTCAAAAGCAGGTTATGGCGTTGAGCTAAATCTTGACCTAGTACCACAGCGTGAAGAAGGAATGACAGCATATGAAATGATGTTGTCAGAATCTCAAGAACGTATGCTAATCGTCGTGAAAAAAGGCCGTGAACAGGAAGTAACGGATTTATTTGCGAAATATAATATCGAAGCGGTAACGATTGGTAAAGTAACGGACGATAAAATGCTGCGCCTTCTTCATAAAGGTGAAGTTGTCGCGGAAGTATCAGCTGATGCACTTGCTGAAGACGCACCGGTTTACCATAAAAAATCCGAGGAACCTGCTTATTTCAGAGAATTCCAAGCGATGGAAATGACAGAACCTGTCGTGACTGATTTGAATGAAACACTTAAAGAATTACTACAACGTCCAACGATTGCATCGAAAGAATGGGTCTATAACCAGTTCGATACACAAGCTAGGTCAAATACTGTCGTTGCACCAGGTTCATCTGCAGGTGTCATTCGTGTCAGTGGAACGAATAAAGGACTTGCGATGACATCCGATTGTAACTCGCGTTTTGTCTATCTTGACCCAGAAACAGGTGGGAAAATTGCAGTTGCTGAAGCAGCGCGTAATCTCATTTGTTCAGGCGCGGAGCCAATTGCAATTACAGACTGCTTAAACTTTGGTAGTGCGGACAAGCCGGAAGTATTTTGGCAGCTTGAGAAATCAGCTGATGGAATTTCTGATGCATGCCGCAAGTTGAATGCTCCTGTAATAAGCGGGAACGTTTCCTTATCTAATGAAGTGAATGGTGTTCCAATCTATCCAACGCCAACGATTGGTATGGTCGGCCTTGTTCATGATTTATCACAAGTAACGACTACTGAATTCAAAAATGCAGGCGATGTCATTTATGTCATCGGCGAAGCATCACTTGATTTCGGCGGCAGTGAATTGCAACAAATGACAGAAGGGAAAATTTTCGGCCAAGCTCCGGCAATTGACCTTGAAGTTGAAGCAGCACGCCAGAATGAACTTTTGACAGCAATCCAAGCAGGACTTGTTCAATCTGCAACTGATTTATCAGAAGGCGGATTTGCAGTAGCACTTTGTGAAAAAGCATTTGGTACGGAAGGTCTTGGAGCAGGCGTTACAGTTTCAGGCTCTGCAGTAACAGCATTATTCAGTGAAACGCAATCACGTTTCCTTGTGACTGTAAAAGAAGAAAAAGCGGCAGATTTCGAAAAAGCTGTGGCAGATGCGATTAAAATTGGTGTAGTTACGGATAGTAACCGTATCGTTATTAACGGTGAAAATGGCACGTTAATCGACGGGACGGTGGATGAACTCCGTTCTGCTTGGAAAGGGGCTATCCAATGCTTGCTGAACTCAGAGGCTTAA
- the purF gene encoding amidophosphoribosyltransferase, translating into MLAELRGLNEECGVFGIWGHEDAAQISYYGLHALQHRGQEGAGIVTKEGKKFHVIKGEGLVNEVFSGNEINDLKGNSAIGQVRYSTENGRGIENVQPLVFRSTTGSLSVAHNGNIVNAVELREHLERQGSIFQTNSDTEVLAHLIKKSSGSLTQRDRVKKALSMLKGAFAFVILTDDGLMVAQDPNGLRPLSLGKLGDAWVVASETCAFDLIGAEWVRSVDPGELIIINDKGLQSDRFAKAADSAMCSMEYVYFARPDSDIDGINIHSARKRCGKRLAREVHIEADVVTGVPDSSISAAIGFSEESGIPYELGLIKSRYVGRTFIQPTQEMRERGVKMKLSPVRQVVNGKRVVMVDDSIVRGTTSKRIVNLLKEAGATEVHVVIASPPLVSPCFYGVDISTDSELIATNRTVDEIRELIGADSLTFLSAEGMVEAIGRPDKTKNCGQCLACFTGEYPTEIYSDTVLPHKKEIV; encoded by the coding sequence ATGCTTGCTGAACTCAGAGGCTTAAACGAAGAGTGCGGTGTGTTTGGCATTTGGGGTCATGAAGACGCGGCGCAGATCAGTTATTATGGTCTGCACGCGTTACAACACCGGGGACAAGAAGGAGCCGGTATCGTTACGAAGGAAGGCAAAAAGTTTCATGTGATTAAAGGCGAAGGTCTTGTCAATGAAGTGTTTTCTGGTAATGAGATCAATGATTTAAAAGGAAATTCAGCAATTGGGCAAGTGCGTTATTCTACAGAGAACGGTCGCGGAATCGAAAATGTTCAGCCGCTCGTTTTCCGTTCAACAACTGGAAGTCTTTCGGTCGCTCACAATGGCAACATTGTGAATGCGGTCGAACTACGCGAGCATCTTGAACGTCAAGGTAGTATTTTTCAAACGAATTCTGATACAGAAGTGCTAGCGCATTTAATTAAGAAAAGTAGCGGTTCTTTAACACAGCGTGATCGTGTAAAAAAAGCATTGTCGATGTTAAAAGGTGCTTTTGCGTTTGTCATCTTGACGGATGATGGATTAATGGTTGCGCAGGATCCGAATGGTTTGCGTCCATTATCCCTTGGGAAACTGGGAGATGCTTGGGTCGTAGCATCTGAGACATGTGCGTTCGATCTTATTGGCGCAGAATGGGTTCGTTCGGTAGATCCGGGAGAACTCATCATTATTAATGATAAAGGTCTTCAGTCGGACCGTTTTGCGAAAGCTGCGGACTCGGCTATGTGCTCGATGGAATATGTCTATTTCGCACGCCCTGATTCGGATATTGATGGTATTAATATTCATTCAGCACGGAAGCGTTGCGGCAAACGACTTGCACGTGAAGTACATATCGAAGCAGACGTCGTCACAGGTGTACCGGATTCAAGTATTTCAGCGGCTATTGGGTTTTCTGAGGAAAGTGGAATTCCATATGAGTTAGGGCTGATCAAAAGTCGTTATGTCGGGCGAACGTTCATTCAACCAACACAGGAGATGCGTGAAAGAGGCGTGAAGATGAAACTTTCTCCAGTGCGTCAAGTTGTGAACGGTAAAAGAGTCGTCATGGTGGATGATTCGATTGTTCGCGGCACCACGTCTAAAAGGATTGTCAATCTGTTGAAAGAAGCCGGTGCGACAGAAGTTCACGTTGTGATTGCGTCTCCACCGCTTGTCAGTCCGTGTTTTTATGGTGTAGATATCAGTACGGATTCAGAATTGATAGCAACAAATAGGACGGTTGATGAAATCCGAGAGCTTATCGGTGCAGATTCACTGACATTCCTGTCTGCTGAGGGAATGGTCGAAGCCATTGGACGTCCCGATAAAACGAAGAATTGTGGACAATGCCTTGCATGCTTTACAGGAGAATATCCTACAGAAATCTATTCAGATACAGTGTTGCCACATAAGAAAGAAATTGTTTGA
- the purM gene encoding phosphoribosylformylglycinamidine cyclo-ligase, protein MSKAYENAGVNIEAGYESVERMKSHVARTARKGVTGTFGGFGGMFDLSALNYKEPVLISGTDGVGTKLKLAFMADKHDTIGVDCVAMCVNDIVAQGAEPLYFLDYIALGKAVPEKVEAIVKGIADGCVQSGAALIGGETAEMPGLYEVDEYDLAGFAVGACEKSKIVTGEKVVAGDVLVGIASSGIHSNGYSLVRKIVIEDQGCEIDGLIAGYEELGTVGDALLTPTKIYAKPVLQMHNELDVHSMGHITGGGFYENLPRMLVDGFGAEIDLGSWPVLPVFKMLKEKGELLDKDLYSVFNMGIGFVVALPEEQANAALKIAAEHGEEAFIIGRVIEGEGVTFTGTHDGSLVE, encoded by the coding sequence ATGTCGAAGGCTTATGAAAACGCAGGTGTAAATATCGAAGCTGGTTACGAGTCAGTTGAACGGATGAAGTCACATGTTGCGCGAACTGCGCGTAAAGGTGTTACAGGAACGTTCGGCGGTTTTGGTGGCATGTTCGATCTATCCGCACTTAACTACAAAGAACCGGTTCTGATTTCCGGTACAGACGGTGTTGGTACAAAGTTGAAACTGGCGTTCATGGCAGATAAGCATGACACGATTGGTGTTGACTGTGTCGCTATGTGTGTTAACGATATTGTCGCGCAGGGCGCAGAACCTCTTTACTTCCTTGATTACATCGCGCTTGGAAAAGCAGTACCTGAAAAAGTAGAAGCGATTGTAAAAGGAATTGCGGATGGTTGTGTTCAATCCGGTGCAGCATTAATTGGTGGAGAAACGGCTGAAATGCCAGGACTTTACGAAGTCGATGAGTATGACCTTGCAGGATTTGCAGTTGGAGCATGTGAAAAGAGTAAAATTGTTACGGGTGAAAAAGTTGTTGCTGGAGACGTTCTTGTCGGTATCGCTTCAAGCGGTATTCATTCGAACGGTTATTCACTAGTCCGTAAAATTGTAATTGAAGATCAAGGCTGTGAAATTGACGGTTTAATTGCCGGATACGAAGAGCTTGGAACGGTTGGAGACGCACTTCTTACACCAACGAAAATTTACGCGAAACCTGTTCTTCAAATGCATAACGAACTCGATGTCCATTCAATGGGCCATATTACGGGCGGCGGCTTCTACGAAAACTTACCACGTATGTTGGTAGATGGATTCGGAGCAGAAATTGACCTTGGTTCATGGCCAGTACTTCCAGTATTCAAAATGCTGAAAGAAAAAGGCGAACTGTTGGATAAAGATCTATACAGCGTATTCAATATGGGGATCGGTTTTGTTGTCGCACTTCCTGAAGAACAAGCGAATGCTGCCCTTAAAATTGCAGCTGAGCACGGGGAAGAAGCATTCATTATCGGACGTGTGATTGAAGGCGAAGGCGTCACATTTACAGGTACACATGACGGAAGTCTTGTCGAATGA
- the purN gene encoding phosphoribosylglycinamide formyltransferase produces MNRKVKIAVFASGSGSNFAAIEEACSTGELNAEIVLMVTNKPEAFVVERAEKSSIPVAAFRPKDFETKDAYEEAILHALRESGAEWLVLAGYMRLVGPILLSAFPSRIVNIHPSLLPSFPGKDAIGQAVAHGVKVTGVTVHLVDEGMDTGQILAQHAVRVVDGNPDKTAEAIHAVEHGLYKDTLNKIFSQ; encoded by the coding sequence ATGAATCGAAAAGTAAAGATTGCCGTTTTCGCATCCGGAAGCGGCAGTAATTTTGCAGCAATTGAAGAAGCATGCAGCACAGGTGAGTTGAACGCTGAAATCGTCCTCATGGTGACGAACAAGCCGGAAGCCTTTGTTGTAGAACGTGCTGAAAAAAGTAGCATTCCAGTTGCGGCATTTCGACCGAAAGATTTTGAAACGAAAGATGCTTACGAAGAAGCGATTCTTCACGCACTTCGAGAGTCTGGGGCGGAATGGCTAGTTCTTGCAGGTTATATGCGTCTCGTCGGGCCTATCCTATTGTCAGCCTTTCCATCTCGCATCGTCAATATTCACCCCTCCTTACTGCCTTCGTTTCCTGGGAAAGACGCAATCGGACAAGCGGTTGCACATGGCGTGAAAGTGACGGGTGTCACAGTTCATCTTGTGGATGAAGGAATGGATACAGGGCAAATTTTAGCGCAACATGCTGTTCGAGTTGTCGATGGGAATCCAGATAAAACGGCTGAAGCGATTCACGCTGTTGAACACGGTTTATATAAAGATACGTTAAACAAAATTTTTAGCCAGTAA
- the purH gene encoding bifunctional phosphoribosylaminoimidazolecarboxamide formyltransferase/IMP cyclohydrolase, which yields MKKRALLSVSDKNGILEFAKELESLGYELLSTGGTMKHLADNGVAVTAVDAVTGFPEIMEGRVKTLNPMIHGGLLAKQDNPSHILQMEEHGIQPIDVVCVNLYPFKETISKPDVTNDDAIENIDIGGPAMLRASAKNHAYVTVIVDATDYDQVLTEIKADGKTTLETRRRLAAKVFRHTAAYDALIAGFLTDLTGEEFPEQVTYTYELKQPLRYGENPHQKAAFYSRPLGSDFSIAYAKQLHGKELSYNNIQDANAAIQIIKEFDKAAAVAVKHMNPCGVGTGETIFEAFNKAYEADSTSIFGGIIALNREVDAATAEKLSGIFLEIIIAPAFTEEAVEILTKKKNIRLMTISFNQHKKDKWNTVSVEGGLLMQEPDAYGFADADIRVATDRQPTEAEWEAMKLGWAVVKHVKSNAIVVTDDNMTLGVGAGQMNRVGAANIALTQAGERAKGAALASDAFFPMDDTVEAAAKAGITAIIQPGGSVKDEDSIKKANEYGITMVFTGVRHFKH from the coding sequence GTGAAAAAACGTGCATTGCTTAGCGTGTCAGACAAAAACGGTATTTTGGAATTTGCAAAGGAATTGGAAAGTCTCGGCTATGAACTGTTATCAACAGGCGGTACGATGAAACATCTTGCAGACAATGGCGTCGCAGTAACAGCAGTCGATGCAGTAACCGGATTCCCTGAAATTATGGAAGGCCGCGTTAAAACGCTCAACCCAATGATTCACGGAGGACTTCTTGCGAAACAAGACAATCCCTCTCATATCTTACAAATGGAAGAGCATGGCATCCAGCCGATTGACGTCGTTTGTGTGAATTTGTATCCGTTTAAAGAAACGATTTCAAAACCGGATGTAACCAATGATGACGCGATTGAAAATATCGATATTGGTGGACCAGCGATGCTTCGTGCTTCTGCGAAAAACCATGCATACGTCACTGTTATTGTAGATGCAACAGATTACGATCAAGTACTTACCGAGATCAAAGCGGACGGCAAAACGACACTTGAAACGCGCAGACGTTTGGCAGCAAAAGTATTCCGTCATACAGCGGCATACGATGCACTTATTGCCGGTTTCTTGACTGACCTTACAGGAGAAGAATTTCCAGAGCAGGTTACGTATACATATGAACTAAAACAACCGCTTCGTTATGGAGAAAATCCACACCAAAAAGCAGCTTTCTATAGCCGGCCACTTGGGTCGGATTTCTCAATTGCGTACGCGAAACAATTACACGGCAAAGAACTTTCGTATAACAATATCCAAGACGCGAATGCGGCTATCCAAATCATTAAAGAATTTGATAAAGCAGCTGCAGTAGCGGTAAAACATATGAATCCATGTGGCGTTGGAACAGGCGAAACAATTTTCGAAGCGTTCAATAAAGCATACGAAGCAGATTCGACGTCAATCTTCGGCGGTATAATCGCATTGAATCGTGAAGTAGATGCGGCAACTGCTGAAAAGCTATCAGGTATCTTCCTAGAAATCATCATTGCACCAGCTTTCACGGAAGAAGCGGTTGAAATCTTGACGAAGAAGAAAAACATTCGTTTGATGACAATTTCGTTTAATCAACACAAAAAAGACAAATGGAATACAGTTTCTGTTGAAGGTGGATTGCTTATGCAAGAGCCGGATGCATACGGATTCGCGGATGCAGACATTCGTGTCGCGACAGACCGCCAGCCAACTGAAGCTGAATGGGAAGCGATGAAACTTGGTTGGGCTGTTGTAAAACACGTGAAGTCCAATGCAATTGTCGTGACTGATGACAATATGACACTCGGCGTTGGTGCGGGGCAGATGAACCGTGTTGGAGCAGCTAATATTGCGCTAACGCAAGCAGGCGAACGCGCTAAGGGTGCAGCGCTTGCATCTGATGCATTCTTCCCAATGGATGATACAGTCGAAGCTGCAGCGAAAGCGGGCATTACGGCAATTATTCAACCAGGCGGATCAGTGAAAGATGAAGATTCGATTAAGAAAGCTAATGAATACGGTATTACGATGGTGTTTACTGGCGTACGTCATTTCAAACATTAA